ATCATCCCATCCTTTTACAAATGATTCCTTTACGACTTGGAATAATTTGCGCTTGCTCATTACTGTGTGGCTCAGATTAAGGCGTGCAAACTCTATCTGCTGCGGATGATGAATCTTAAGTTCATTCAGGAACCAATCGTATAATGGCCTGTGGTCTTCAAATTCGAGAGTGCATATTGAGTGAGTTATTCCTTCTATCGAGTCTGAGATACAGTGAGCATAATCATATGTAGGATATATAGACCATTTATGCCCGGTCATATGATGTTCTGCATGCAAAATACGATACATCACTGGATCACGCATATTGATATTCCCTGATTTCATGTCTATTTTCGCCCTGAGAGTGCGTAAGCCATCAGGAAAATCACCTTTTCTCATGGATTCGAATAAGCTCAGATTTTCTTCTATTGAACGGCTGCGATAAGGACTTTCTTTGCCTGGCTCAGTCAATGTGCCGCGATATTGTCTCATCTCATCAGCGTTAAGATCACAGACATATGCCTTGCCGAGTTTTATTAATTCAACTGCGTAATTGTAAAGTTTTTCAAAATAATCAGATGCATGATAAAGTCTGTCTCCCCACTCAAATCCAAGCCATTTTACATCCTGTTTTATAGCTTCGACATATTCGGTATCTTCTTTTGCAGGATTAGTATCATCGAACCTCAGGTTGCAAAGACCTTTGAATTCTTCAGCTATTCCGAAATTCAAACATATGGATTTAGCATGACCTATATGCAAATATCCATTAGGCTCGGGAGGGAAACGCGTGTGAACTTTTTTATTATACCGGTTGGAATCAATATCATTTTTAACGATCTCTCTTACAAAGTCAATAGTTTTTGAAGAATCTTGAATTGTCATTAAAAAATAATTATCCTTTTTAAAATTGAGCAGTTGCTGTTATAGAATTTATTGCTCTGTCCAGTCTTTTTAAGGTCTTTTCTTTGCCTATAACTTCCAGAACCTCAAATATACCAGGGCTTTCAGTTCCGCCTGTTATTGCAACACGTACAGGCTGAGCAAGACCTCCGAGTTTAATATTGTTTTTTTCAACTATTGATTTAAATATTTTTTCTAAATCTCCTGCTTTAAAATCAGAAATGGATGAAAGGCCGGCCTTGATCTCTACAAGTAGATTCTTGTTTTTTTCGTTCAGAAATTTAGTTTTTGCTTTTTCATCATAATCAACATCTTCAGATATATAGTACTGTAGTGAAGCTGCAAGTTCTAGCAGAGTTTTTGAACGCTCTTTTAGAGTATCAATCGCTCTTGCAAGCCAGCTCATGTCAAGCTTCTGATTGTCACTGATGATTTTTTTGTTTATCAGAAATGGAATAACAAGTTCAGCAAGTTTTTCTGAGGGCGTGTTCATTATATACTGGCTGTTAAGCCAGAGCAGTTTTTCAGGATTGAAAACAGCAGATGATTTTCCGACATTCTCAAAAGTGAAATGTTTTATGATTTCTTCTCTTGTAAAAATCTCCTGGTCTCCATAAGACCAGCCAAGACGCACTAGATAGTTAACCAAAGCATCAGGAAGATAGCCCATGTCTTTGTATGCCATTACAGAAGTTGCCCCGTGTCTTTTGCTCAGTCTTGCTTTATCTGAGCCGAGTATCATAGGCAGATGAGCAAAGTCTGGGATGCTGTAACCCAGGGCTTTATATATATGAATCTGTTTCGGTGTATTGTTAAGATGGTCATCGCCTCTTATAATATGCGTTATTTTCATATCCACATCATCAACAACAACAGTAAAATTATAAGTTGGAGTATTGTCAGAGCGCATTATTATTAAATCATCCAGCTGACTGTTATCAAACACAATTTTGCCTCTGATAAGATCATTTACAACAGTCTCTCCTGTTTGCGGCATTGCGAATCTTATAGCAGCATTTTTGCCGTCTTTATTTTTGATATTTCTGCACTTGCCGGAGTATTTTATGGTTTTTCCTTGTGCTAATGCTTCCTGCCTTCTGGTTTCGAGTTCTTCAGGAGAGCAATAACAATAATATGCCTTGCCTTCATTGATAAGTTTTTCTGCATATTTTCTGTATACATCAAATCTTTCTGTCTGTCTGAAAGGGCCTTCGTCACATTCGAGATTAAGCCATTTCATCCCCTCAATAATTGCATCTATATATTCTTCTGTAGAACGGGTTGTGTCTGTGTCTTCAATCCGTAGTATGAATTTTCCGTTTTTATTGCGGGCATAAAGATAGTTAAAAAGCGCAGTTCTTGCACCTCCGATATGGAGATGGCCTGTTGGACTTGGCGCAAAGCGAACTCTTACCATTTACTGTTTAAATACCTCCGAAAAATTTAAGTATATAAATATAACACATTATAGGGTTAAATATAGGAAGAGTGAGCTTAAGAACGGTCTTATTTTGTTAGCTTTAATTCCAAAAGCAGTGCTTCCTTGGTATTGGATGTTATCTTAAATCTTTCGTCTGCTCTATAGCCTGCAACCCATATAATGTCTTTATCTGAAAGCACGATTGGGATTGTATCCCGCTCATCTCTTGGAATTCTTTCATCTACAAAGAAATCCTGAAGCTTTTTTTTCCTGCCGAAACCTGCAGGATAGAAGAAATCACCTTCTTTTCTTGAGCGTACAATAAGAGGTGATTTTATTTTGTCAACATCAAATAACATCGTTGATTTATCTAAGGTTTCTTTGTCTTCTGTAAAAGCTGCTCTAATTAAGAGATTAGCTTCTTTAATTAACAATTCACCAGGAAGATTAAGGGTGTATTGTCCAATCTTTTCAGGCAGCTTTGATGTGAGTATTAAAGTCGAGTAGCCTTTTATGACCCTTATGCCCTTTGGAAGATTGATCCTGTCTCCTGATCGGCCGTTTTTTATCAGGTCAATAATGTCTTCAACATGAATAAAGCTTATTCCTCTCAGCCCCTTTACTGAATCAATCGCTCTCCTGATGATCCTGTAGAGAATTGCCTTGTCTGTTGTCTCCAGAGGAACTAGAAAAAGCTCGATCATGTCATCGGTTTTTCTTGTAATGAGTCTCATGAGTGTTTTTGTGGTAATGATCTCCAGATATCTGTCTTCTTCTCTGAAGATATTGCACATTCTGCTTACTGTTTTAATCAACTCGGGGTTTTTTTTCTTAAACTCGGACATTATAGACAGTCTGAACCAGTTTCTTAAATAATCCTTCTTTAAATTAGACGAATCGACAGCATATGACTGAGATGACGCTTCAAGAAATATTTCTATCTCTTCTCGTGCGATTTCAATAAGCGGTCTGATAATTTTGCCACGCACAGGAGGTATTCCTGTAAGCCCTTTCAACCCTGAACCTCTTAAGATACGCATGAAAAAAGTCTCGGTCTGATCATCTGCATTGTGTGCAAGGGTAATTTTGCTTGCGCCTATTTTATATGCAATCTCTTCAAATGTCTTATATCGCAATTCTCTGGCAGCTTCTTGCTTATTTAATGATGCTTTTTTGGCATAGGAAATGACATCAACTGACTCAACGAAAAACAATATGTTGAATTTCTTGCACAAGTCTGTGCAGAATTTTATCTCTTCAGGAGTTTCATTTGGCCTCAGATTATGATTTACATAAAGCGCTGACAGTTTGAATTTGTATATTTCTTGTATTTGCTTCAGGAGGATGAGAAGACATACTGAATCAGGACCACCTGAAAGACCAACAAGCAAATGGTCGCTTTCTGTGATCATTGAGTGTTTTTGAATAGTTTTTTTAACTTTTTCTGTTAAATCCATTCCCATTAAACTCTAAGTGTTAATGTTGAGTGATGTCAATAGTTATGAATATATCAGTTAAAAAAACTTGCAACATCAGGTGGTTTATTATAGTATTTATAAAAGGAATATAATCTAATGGGATATAGATCAACGAACTATGAATAAATCCGTAAAATTCGGTCATTATCTAGCAGATAAAAAACTTATTACAAGTCAGGATATACTCGAAGCCCGTTTTGTTCAAAAGAAAAATAATAGATTGATCGGAGAAATTGCGGTGGAGAAGGGCTGGATTACTGAGGAAAATGTTCAAAGGATTCTTGTTGTTCAAGAAGAGACTTTGGAAAAATTTGGTGATACCGCAGTAAAAATGAATTTATTAACTGAGAATCAAATCGAACAACTTCTTAAAGAACAGCAAGATTCTTATATGTTTTTTGGCGAAGCGCTGGTAAAAATCGGCGCTATTTCAAACGAAGATCTCATCAAAAATTTAAAAGAATTCAATAAGTTAAAACTGGAAGAGGATAATTCATAGCACTGCGATAAGTTTATAGAGTTCAGGATACTCATCTTTAACAAGAAAAATATCTTCTTTTAGTAATTTGATTCCTTTTGGAATATATTTTGAAAAGTATCTTTTGCCTGCTGAAGAAGAAAGAAAGCCAAATGCTCCGAGCGCCTGCATATGTCTTTGGAGTCTGCAAATAATTAATGATTCTTCAAACTTATCTTTATCAAAAAAAGCATCTTTTGCTTTGATTTGAGCAGCATAATATTTCAAAAGATTTTTTCTGGTCTTGTCTTCAAGCCTGTAATATGGATCCCAAAGTATGGATGCAATGTCATATGCAGGAAGTCCTATCCTGGCGCTTTGAAAATCAATCAATCTAGGGATACCATTATGTATCATTATGTTCTGTGATTGAAAATCACGATGAATTATAGTTTTATGAAAAGATACTGCTTTTGCGGCCAGATTGTGAAATTCATCATTTAACGAAGATGTATTTTTGATTGAAATTTCTTTTATGTTTTTTACGAGCTGTTCGATGAAGTATGATGTTTCCCATCTGTAATGTTCATAGTCAAATATTTTGTTCTGGAGCAGTGGGCACTCAGCAACTCTTGCTGTTGCCTCTGTGTGGATGAGAATCAGGATATCAAGGACTTTTCTGTACATTTGTTCTATTGTCTTATCATCATGTGTTTTTTTAAGCCAGGTATATAGTGATACATCGCCAAGGTCTTCAAATGTTGCAAGCATTTTGTCTGGTTCATAATCAACAAGTTCTGGTACTGGAACTAAATGCTTTAAAAAAAATTTAGTGTATTCTATGTGTCTTGTATAATCTGAATCACTATTTTTGCATTTCATTACGACAAATGTTTTGTAGTTTTTTTCTACCCTGAAATATTCTCTATTGGAACCTCCTGTGCCGATGAGTATTCCGTTATTTTTTGTTCCGAGCAAATCTGCTTCATTGAGGTCTATCTTGAAATCATGGCCGATTATGCAGTTTTCATAGTATGTGTTTTGATCCAGTCCGCTTTCCGGAAGGACTATACAATTTCTGACAGAGATTTTTTTATTAAATGTATTTTCTTTCTCAATTATTACATAACCATCTATTTCTAAATTATCAATTTTTTTTGCTGACGGATGAAAATAAGTGGTCTCTCCTTCTGAGCGAAGGTTTTTTATTATTGCAGAGGCATAAGACATGGGAGTTCCAACATCACTCCAGCAGCATCCAGTAAAATCAAGCGCCTGGACTTTCTTCCCGGCTTTTGATGCTTCTATCCATGCAGATGTTGCATGTGATTCACCGGATGGAAGAAATTGGAATATTTCAGGAGAATATACAGCTATTCCTGTATAAGCAGTTTTAAACCTGTCAGTGCTGGGATTTGGCATGGATGTCCCGGGATTCTCAACATCAATAACAAGACCTTTATCATTAACGATGACATTGCTATATTTAGGATAATTGTGAGTTGCTAGAGTTGCAATGTTGCCGGAAATTATATGCGTCATTACAAGCTTAATAAAATCAATGTCAGATACTATGTCGGCATTATGCACCATGAAATAACTATCAGAAAGAAAAATTTCAGCATTTTTTAATGCGCCTCCAGTACCTAGGATTGGATCTTCAGGAAACAACTCGATCCTGTCCTTGTATTCTGATTCATCAGCCCATTTTCTGATAGCCTCTGGTTTGTAGTGGAGATTTATTCCTATTTTACCTGATGAAATATCTGAGAATTTTTTAAGAATGATTTCTATCAGAGGTTTCCCGAGTAAAGGCAGTAATGGCTTGGGCATGTGATTTGTGATGGGTCTCAGTCTTTCGCCTAAGCCTGCTGCCGGAAGGAAGATTTTAAAAGAAAATTTTGACATTTTTTATGGGTTGCTTTCTATTGCTACGCATTCAGGAGTAAATAAGATATTCCTTTCGTGTTTTTTGAAATTCTCTTGATTGTTCTTTCCACCATTCTTCCATGTTTTTAAGGGATTCATTTTTCTCCAGACTTTTTCTTAGTATGTCTGTTCCTGCTAGTATATCAATAGGAGGTTTCACTGCTTCATATTCATATGGCGGTTGTTTCCATTCAAATTTGTCTCTGTAAAGTTCCATAATAGATTTTAAAACAGCAACTCCAGTTTTGAATGGTTTGAATTTGTTCCTGTCAATAACGTGGATTTGCGCGCCTCCGCATAATTCTCCTGAGAATTTCTGAAATGTCGGTTGGAAATAAACAGGTCTGAATACAACTCCATTCAGTTTGTGTTCTTTTATTTTTTTTACTATTTTTTCAGGGTCAATAAATGGAGCCCCGAAAATTTCAAATGGACGTGTTGTTCCTCTGCCCTCGCTTAAGTTGGTGCCTTCAAGCAGACACATTCCAGGATAGACTGTTGCTGCATCCAGCGTCGGAATATTAGGGGAAGGCATAACCCATGGAAGCATTGTATCATCAAACCACATTTTTCTTTTCCAGCCTTGTGTTTTGATAATCTTCAGGTCAAGCGATGGATAAAATTTGTCTTTTAGGTAATTAGCTATTTCAGCTACTGTCATCCCATGTCTAACAGGTAAGGGGCGCTGCCCGACAAATGAAGAATATGAAGGATCAAGAACAGGGCCTTCAAAAAGAGCGCCGCTTATCGGATTTGGTCTGTCAAGCACTACTATGGATTTGCCTGATTCAAGACAAGCCTGCATACAGAGTTCCATTGTCCAGATAAAAGTATAATAGCGAGAGCCTATATCCTGAATGTCTACTATCATTATGTCTATGTCTTTTAACATTGAAGAATCAGGTTTTCTTGTTTGGCTGTAGAGACTGTATACGGGAAGTCCTGTGACATTATCTTTGAATCCCTGCCATTCAATCATATTGTCCTGAGTTTCACCTCTTACTCCATGCTGCGGCCCAAAAAGAACAGTTAGTTTTGTTTTTTTTGTTTTTAAAAAAAGATTTGTAGTGTGTTCAAGTTTATTATTGACTGATGCAGGATGAACCAACAGGCCTGAGCGTAAGTTTTTCAATTCAGCTGGCCAGTGTTTTTCGAATAAATCTGCTCCGGTTTTTACTAATTTCGGCATATCAGAATATACATTATTATTTTCAATACTACAAGACTGATAATTGACCTGAAGTTCTATATTCAGTTATTATTTATACAGTTCATTCTACAATGCTTCAGGAGGTTCTTAATGCCAATTTATGAATATGAATGTCTGAAATGCGGAGAAACGCATGAGATATTGCAAAAATTTAGCGATAAACCGCTTGATGTCTGTTCTAAATGTGGAGGAAAAGTTAAAAAGTTGATCTCCAATACATCATTTGTTCTAAAAGGCACTGGCTGGTATAAGACTGATAATGCCGTAGCACCTAAAAAAGATAAAAAGAAACATGGAAAGTCAGACATAAAACCTGAAGCCAAAACCGAGACAAAATCCGAACAAAAGAAAGAAACAGTAAAAACATAGTGCAGGATTTCCATATTCACATTCCATACGATGTGCTTGAAGAGCATCTTTCATTTATAAAAAAACATAAATTCAATCTCGAAATTTATTTCAGCTCTAAATCGCTTGACTCTTCAAATAAAAAAAATATCTGCAAGATGAGGAAGAGACTTGGCTATTACCCGTCTTTGTCGATTCATGCACCGTTTATGGACTTATCCCCAGGCGCTGTGGATCCTAAAGTTCGTGAAATAACAGTAGAAAGATTTGATTATATTCTGGATATCGCAGAATGCCTTGATGTTAAGACAGTTGTATTTCATTCAGGATATGAAAAATGGAAATACGGGCTTAACATGAATCTCTGGCTTGAGAACAGCCTTTTGACATGGGATAAGCTTTCCACTAAGGCCGCAGGCATTGGCGTGAAAATAGCAATCGAAAACATCTTTGAGGACGAGCCTTCAAGTCTAATGGCATTGATGAAAAAGATGTCTTCATCTCACTTTGGACTCTGCTTTGATACTGGTCACTTAAATCTGTTTTCAAAGATGCCACTTGATGAATGGATAAGGGCTTTAAAACCTTATATTCTTGAATTTCACCTGCATGATAATAACAAGACCGCTGACCAGCATTTGCCGATAGGAGATGGCACATTTGATTTTAAGACTTTATTCGAATCGATTAAAGGACAAGATATTATTTACACACTTGAGGCTCATACTGCCGAACATGTAATGAAAAGCATCGAAAGATTAAAACAGTACTTATAGGTTGTTCAGCTGATTTTTAATAGAAAAACCCTTCAGCTCTGGTTTTCTATGTCCCTTATATTGAATCATAACCTTATGCGTTTCACCAATAGT
The nucleotide sequence above comes from Nitrospiraceae bacterium. Encoded proteins:
- a CDS encoding glutamine--tRNA ligase/YqeY domain fusion protein, producing the protein MTIQDSSKTIDFVREIVKNDIDSNRYNKKVHTRFPPEPNGYLHIGHAKSICLNFGIAEEFKGLCNLRFDDTNPAKEDTEYVEAIKQDVKWLGFEWGDRLYHASDYFEKLYNYAVELIKLGKAYVCDLNADEMRQYRGTLTEPGKESPYRSRSIEENLSLFESMRKGDFPDGLRTLRAKIDMKSGNINMRDPVMYRILHAEHHMTGHKWSIYPTYDYAHCISDSIEGITHSICTLEFEDHRPLYDWFLNELKIHHPQQIEFARLNLSHTVMSKRKLFQVVKESFVKGWDDPRMPTLAGLRRRGYTPESIRNFCERIGVAKRDSMVDIALLEFCIREHLNKTAMRAMAVINPLKVIIDNYPDKKTEELEAINNPEDASMGIRKVPFSKIIYIEKDDFKENPPKEFFRLAPGREIRLRYAYYITCTKVVKDEKTGEIIELHCTYDPETRGGNSPDNRKIKATLHWVSAEHSLNAEVRLYDHLFFEADTDTDEEGLDFKSYVNPKSLETIKTCYIEPSLSGAASGSKYQFERLGYFCVDPDSQGNKLVFNRTVALRDTWAKIEKSQKKN
- a CDS encoding phosphotransferase, with protein sequence MSKFSFKIFLPAAGLGERLRPITNHMPKPLLPLLGKPLIEIILKKFSDISSGKIGINLHYKPEAIRKWADESEYKDRIELFPEDPILGTGGALKNAEIFLSDSYFMVHNADIVSDIDFIKLVMTHIISGNIATLATHNYPKYSNVIVNDKGLVIDVENPGTSMPNPSTDRFKTAYTGIAVYSPEIFQFLPSGESHATSAWIEASKAGKKVQALDFTGCCWSDVGTPMSYASAIIKNLRSEGETTYFHPSAKKIDNLEIDGYVIIEKENTFNKKISVRNCIVLPESGLDQNTYYENCIIGHDFKIDLNEADLLGTKNNGILIGTGGSNREYFRVEKNYKTFVVMKCKNSDSDYTRHIEYTKFFLKHLVPVPELVDYEPDKMLATFEDLGDVSLYTWLKKTHDDKTIEQMYRKVLDILILIHTEATARVAECPLLQNKIFDYEHYRWETSYFIEQLVKNIKEISIKNTSSLNDEFHNLAAKAVSFHKTIIHRDFQSQNIMIHNGIPRLIDFQSARIGLPAYDIASILWDPYYRLEDKTRKNLLKYYAAQIKAKDAFFDKDKFEESLIICRLQRHMQALGAFGFLSSSAGKRYFSKYIPKGIKLLKEDIFLVKDEYPELYKLIAVL
- a CDS encoding DUF1343 domain-containing protein; its protein translation is MPKLVKTGADLFEKHWPAELKNLRSGLLVHPASVNNKLEHTTNLFLKTKKTKLTVLFGPQHGVRGETQDNMIEWQGFKDNVTGLPVYSLYSQTRKPDSSMLKDIDIMIVDIQDIGSRYYTFIWTMELCMQACLESGKSIVVLDRPNPISGALFEGPVLDPSYSSFVGQRPLPVRHGMTVAEIANYLKDKFYPSLDLKIIKTQGWKRKMWFDDTMLPWVMPSPNIPTLDAATVYPGMCLLEGTNLSEGRGTTRPFEIFGAPFIDPEKIVKKIKEHKLNGVVFRPVYFQPTFQKFSGELCGGAQIHVIDRNKFKPFKTGVAVLKSIMELYRDKFEWKQPPYEYEAVKPPIDILAGTDILRKSLEKNESLKNMEEWWKEQSREFQKTRKEYLIYS
- the tilS gene encoding tRNA lysidine(34) synthetase TilS, giving the protein MDLTEKVKKTIQKHSMITESDHLLVGLSGGPDSVCLLILLKQIQEIYKFKLSALYVNHNLRPNETPEEIKFCTDLCKKFNILFFVESVDVISYAKKASLNKQEAARELRYKTFEEIAYKIGASKITLAHNADDQTETFFMRILRGSGLKGLTGIPPVRGKIIRPLIEIAREEIEIFLEASSQSYAVDSSNLKKDYLRNWFRLSIMSEFKKKNPELIKTVSRMCNIFREEDRYLEIITTKTLMRLITRKTDDMIELFLVPLETTDKAILYRIIRRAIDSVKGLRGISFIHVEDIIDLIKNGRSGDRINLPKGIRVIKGYSTLILTSKLPEKIGQYTLNLPGELLIKEANLLIRAAFTEDKETLDKSTMLFDVDKIKSPLIVRSRKEGDFFYPAGFGRKKKLQDFFVDERIPRDERDTIPIVLSDKDIIWVAGYRADERFKITSNTKEALLLELKLTK
- a CDS encoding sugar phosphate isomerase/epimerase, which gives rise to MQDFHIHIPYDVLEEHLSFIKKHKFNLEIYFSSKSLDSSNKKNICKMRKRLGYYPSLSIHAPFMDLSPGAVDPKVREITVERFDYILDIAECLDVKTVVFHSGYEKWKYGLNMNLWLENSLLTWDKLSTKAAGIGVKIAIENIFEDEPSSLMALMKKMSSSHFGLCFDTGHLNLFSKMPLDEWIRALKPYILEFHLHDNNKTADQHLPIGDGTFDFKTLFESIKGQDIIYTLEAHTAEHVMKSIERLKQYL
- the gltX gene encoding glutamate--tRNA ligase; this encodes MVRVRFAPSPTGHLHIGGARTALFNYLYARNKNGKFILRIEDTDTTRSTEEYIDAIIEGMKWLNLECDEGPFRQTERFDVYRKYAEKLINEGKAYYCYCSPEELETRRQEALAQGKTIKYSGKCRNIKNKDGKNAAIRFAMPQTGETVVNDLIRGKIVFDNSQLDDLIIMRSDNTPTYNFTVVVDDVDMKITHIIRGDDHLNNTPKQIHIYKALGYSIPDFAHLPMILGSDKARLSKRHGATSVMAYKDMGYLPDALVNYLVRLGWSYGDQEIFTREEIIKHFTFENVGKSSAVFNPEKLLWLNSQYIMNTPSEKLAELVIPFLINKKIISDNQKLDMSWLARAIDTLKERSKTLLELAASLQYYISEDVDYDEKAKTKFLNEKNKNLLVEIKAGLSSISDFKAGDLEKIFKSIVEKNNIKLGGLAQPVRVAITGGTESPGIFEVLEVIGKEKTLKRLDRAINSITATAQF